In Desulfuromonas sp., a genomic segment contains:
- a CDS encoding DUF393 domain-containing protein — translation MATMENEKIKIFYDASCRVCDAEISHYMKIEDGVDLEYVNINDPGFDPAAYGKNLDEFMEQLHVQDRDGTFHVGVDAFRLIWRQLPGAHYHLLAIMTGLPGINLFSRIGYRMFAANRHRLPKKPD, via the coding sequence ATGAAAAGATCAAGATTTTTTACGATGCCAGTTGTCGGGTTTGCGATGCTGAGATCAGCCATTATATGAAGATCGAAGACGGGGTCGACCTTGAGTATGTCAATATCAACGATCCCGGATTTGATCCTGCTGCTTATGGAAAAAATCTCGATGAATTCATGGAGCAGCTGCACGTTCAGGATCGAGACGGAACCTTCCATGTCGGAGTCGACGCTTTCCGGTTGATCTGGCGTCAGCTGCCCGGAGCTCATTACCATCTTCTCGCTATTATGACCGGCCTGCCGGGGATCAACCTCTTCTCCCGTATCGGTTACCGGATGTTTGCGGCGAACCGGCATCGATTGCCAAAAAAGCCAGATTAA